One Gordonia mangrovi genomic region harbors:
- the sodC gene encoding superoxide dismutase[Cu-Zn] — translation MTARKHHLRRTLAVLASAGIAGGALAACTPDEPPTDVPGTTPSVVTGNQAPPGEVDAADGIGQSPEEDATARIVDDQGEDVGEATFAPSGSSVKVTVRLSADSGIAAGFHGMHIHENGVCETGGDSAFSSAGGHLQVDGNTGHPASGDLVSLNVLEDGTAETVTTTDSVNLEQIVGKSIVIHEGADNFANIPTRYAPAPDEQTLSTGDAGSRVACGVIEAHE, via the coding sequence ATGACCGCCCGTAAGCATCACCTTCGCCGCACGCTTGCCGTGCTCGCCTCGGCCGGTATCGCCGGCGGAGCACTGGCAGCCTGCACTCCCGACGAGCCGCCCACCGACGTGCCCGGCACCACCCCGTCGGTGGTGACCGGAAATCAGGCGCCTCCCGGGGAGGTCGACGCCGCAGACGGAATCGGTCAGTCACCGGAGGAGGACGCGACCGCGCGTATCGTCGACGATCAGGGCGAAGACGTCGGCGAAGCGACCTTCGCGCCCAGCGGATCGTCGGTCAAGGTCACCGTGCGACTCAGCGCCGACAGCGGCATCGCGGCCGGTTTCCACGGCATGCACATCCACGAGAACGGCGTGTGCGAGACCGGCGGCGACAGCGCATTCTCCAGCGCCGGTGGGCATCTGCAGGTCGACGGCAACACCGGCCATCCGGCCAGTGGCGATCTGGTCTCGCTCAATGTGCTCGAGGATGGCACCGCGGAGACCGTGACCACCACCGACTCGGTGAACCTGGAGCAGATCGTCGGCAAGTCGATCGTCATCCACGAGGGTGCCGACAACTTCGCCAACATCCCCACCCGCTACGCGCCGGCCCCGGACGAGCAGACGTTGTCCACCGGCGATGCGGGCAGCCGTGTCGCGTGTGGTGTCATCGAGGCCCACGAGTGA
- a CDS encoding glutamate--cysteine ligase has protein sequence MTPIEFDGSPTPSLGVEWEFALTDKVSGDLSNSAADLFTLVSEHCPARRDKVHKELLRNTVEIVTGICRDTPEAMADLTATLAAVRAQTEELGVDLYGAGTHPFAQWSTQLLTEGHRYAELIERTQWWGRQMLIWGVHVHVGISHRDKVLPILGALLNYYPHLLALSASSPMWAGQDTGYASNRAMMFQQLPTAGLPFQFATWAEFESFVADQKMTGIIDHINEIRWDIRPSPHLGTIEVRVCDGMTNVADLAAVVALIHCLVVDLDRRLEAGETLPQMAPWLVQENKWRAARYGLDAIVILDSACTERLVTDDLADLLTRLQPIARDLNCVAELARVGDLAAHGASYQRQRAVYRKTRDLREVVRSVVTELS, from the coding sequence GTGACCCCCATCGAGTTCGACGGTTCCCCGACACCTTCGCTGGGTGTCGAGTGGGAGTTCGCGCTCACCGACAAGGTGTCCGGTGATCTGTCGAATTCGGCTGCGGACCTGTTCACGCTGGTGTCGGAGCACTGCCCAGCCCGGCGTGACAAGGTGCACAAGGAGTTGCTGCGCAACACCGTCGAGATCGTCACCGGGATCTGCCGGGACACCCCGGAGGCGATGGCGGATCTGACGGCGACGCTGGCGGCGGTACGTGCGCAGACCGAGGAGCTGGGCGTCGACCTCTACGGGGCGGGCACGCATCCGTTCGCCCAGTGGTCGACCCAGCTGCTCACCGAAGGCCACCGCTACGCCGAGCTGATCGAACGCACGCAGTGGTGGGGCCGGCAGATGCTCATCTGGGGTGTGCATGTGCACGTCGGGATCAGTCACCGCGACAAGGTGTTGCCGATTCTGGGCGCCCTGCTGAACTACTATCCGCATCTGCTCGCACTGTCGGCGTCGTCGCCGATGTGGGCCGGGCAGGACACCGGCTACGCGAGCAATCGCGCGATGATGTTCCAGCAGCTGCCGACCGCGGGCCTGCCCTTCCAGTTCGCGACCTGGGCCGAGTTCGAGTCCTTCGTGGCCGATCAGAAGATGACCGGCATCATCGACCACATCAACGAGATCCGGTGGGATATCCGGCCCTCCCCGCATCTGGGCACCATCGAGGTGCGGGTGTGTGACGGGATGACCAATGTCGCCGACCTGGCCGCGGTGGTGGCGCTGATCCACTGCCTGGTCGTCGACCTCGACCGTCGCCTCGAGGCCGGTGAGACGCTGCCGCAGATGGCGCCGTGGCTCGTGCAGGAGAACAAATGGCGCGCCGCCCGCTACGGCCTGGACGCCATCGTCATCCTTGATTCGGCCTGCACCGAACGACTCGTCACCGACGATCTCGCCGACCTGCTGACGCGTTTGCAGCCGATCGCACGCGACCTCAACTGCGTCGCCGAACTCGCACGCGTCGGCGACCTCGCCGCGCACGGTGCGAGCTACCAGCGGCAACGCGCCGTCTACCGCAAAACCCGCGACCTGCGTGAAGTGGTCCGGTCGGTGGTCACCGAACTGTCGTAA
- the mnhG gene encoding monovalent cation/H(+) antiporter subunit G, producing MMGDIISSIFLVLGATLALTTAIGMVRFKDTLSRMHASTKPQTFGLLLMLIGAMIRLGGHVDFGMLVLAGLFALMTAPVIAHRIGRLVYQEQRARDGLLSRDEMENPAQD from the coding sequence ATAATGGGCGACATCATCTCCTCGATCTTCTTGGTGCTCGGTGCGACGTTGGCGCTGACCACCGCGATCGGCATGGTCCGATTCAAGGACACGCTGAGCCGCATGCACGCATCCACCAAGCCGCAGACCTTCGGTCTGCTGTTGATGCTCATCGGCGCGATGATCCGGCTGGGCGGGCACGTCGACTTCGGGATGTTGGTCCTGGCCGGGCTGTTCGCCCTGATGACCGCCCCGGTCATCGCCCATCGCATCGGCCGGCTGGTGTATCAGGAGCAACGCGCCCGCGACGGCCTGCTCAGTCGCGACGAGATGGAGAATCCGGCACAGGACTAG
- a CDS encoding monovalent cation/H+ antiporter complex subunit F — MSVVWIVVSVLLMIAAVLTTVRVLRGPSSLDRLVALDTMIALCMCGLAAWAAYSRDSTVVPAIVALSLLSFVGSVAIARFRVRDDET, encoded by the coding sequence ATGAGCGTTGTCTGGATCGTCGTCAGCGTGCTGCTGATGATCGCAGCGGTGTTGACGACGGTGCGGGTACTGCGCGGGCCGTCGTCATTGGATCGGCTGGTCGCGCTCGACACGATGATCGCCTTGTGCATGTGCGGGCTGGCCGCGTGGGCGGCCTACAGCCGTGACTCGACGGTGGTGCCGGCGATCGTCGCGCTGAGCCTGTTGAGCTTCGTCGGGTCGGTGGCCATCGCACGTTTCCGGGTGAGGGACGACGAAACATAA
- a CDS encoding Na+/H+ antiporter subunit E produces MSGRDTDDSAANNRSPAPLRSRLITARRVSLLFLFWHTVTVFVWLREHIRMPGWLGSDSREVAVRLWTLAWLTFVWVLLWGTVSWANILAGLVLAIAIVTLLPLPRVPVEGRIHPVAVLIILVRLVIDFFVSSAQVAWAAIRPGRPPLGAVIRVRVAIKSDMVLTLAVDYLNLVPGTMVLDIDHRRRILYIHVFDVRTEKKVQAFYDQVAFVERSFIRAFERDSEWHPSPYHGIDDEYHRVHDIGRAATEHTDMSDVPPTDGGGR; encoded by the coding sequence ATGAGCGGCCGAGACACCGACGACAGCGCGGCGAACAATCGATCGCCGGCACCCCTGCGGTCCCGCCTCATCACGGCCCGTCGGGTGTCATTGCTGTTCCTGTTCTGGCACACCGTCACGGTGTTCGTATGGTTGCGGGAACACATCCGGATGCCCGGCTGGCTGGGCAGCGACTCGCGTGAAGTGGCCGTCCGGCTGTGGACGCTGGCCTGGCTGACGTTCGTGTGGGTGCTGCTGTGGGGCACCGTGTCCTGGGCCAACATCCTCGCCGGACTGGTGTTGGCGATCGCCATCGTCACGCTGCTTCCGTTGCCGCGGGTGCCGGTGGAGGGCCGCATCCACCCGGTCGCGGTGCTGATCATCCTCGTTCGGCTGGTCATCGACTTCTTCGTGTCGAGTGCGCAGGTCGCATGGGCGGCGATCCGGCCGGGCAGACCTCCGCTGGGCGCGGTGATCCGGGTGCGCGTCGCAATCAAATCCGACATGGTGCTGACCCTGGCCGTCGACTACCTCAACCTGGTGCCCGGGACCATGGTGCTCGACATCGACCACCGACGACGCATCCTCTACATCCACGTGTTCGATGTCCGCACCGAGAAGAAGGTGCAGGCCTTCTACGACCAGGTCGCGTTCGTCGAACGGTCCTTCATCCGGGCGTTCGAGCGCGACAGCGAATGGCATCCGAGCCCCTATCACGGCATCGACGACGAGTATCACCGCGTCCACGACATCGGCCGCGCCGCGACCGAGCACACCGACATGTCCGATGTCCCGCCGACCGACGGGGGCGGCCGATGA
- a CDS encoding Na+/H+ antiporter subunit D: protein MTPQPSWVPVLITLPTLVPIIAAALTMMRGRSPRFQRPITVGAILTAFIASCLLLYLTNEHGTFAVTIGGWGDKGFPNGPLGITLVVDQLAALMLVVSTIVLLCVVVYAIGQGIRDGTSHQPVSIFLPTYLILTAGVCNAFLAGDLFNLYVSFEVLLAASFVLLTLGASAERVRAGASYVMVSMVSSLIFLAGIAFAYATTGTLNLAEMAARLDNVPDGTRNALYAVLLVAFGIKAAVFPLSSWLPDSYPTAPAPVTAVFAGLLTKVGVYAIVRAHTLLFPGGSMDTMLMIAGLLTMLVGIFGAIAQSDIKRLLSFTLVSHIGYMVFGIALSSKFGLSAAIYYVAHHILVQTTLFLVVGLIERQAGSSSLRRLGGLIASPLLAALFLIPALNLGGIPPFSGFVGKVALIEAGTQDGSILAWMLVAGSVVTSLLTLYVVARVWTKGFWRPRADAPEGDLSDRGPSALIDESADGAFDDRDDVGRMPAGMVIPTAVMVIAGLVLTLWAGPILGFTDRAATDITDRGIYIEAVLGGDR, encoded by the coding sequence ATGACACCGCAACCGTCGTGGGTGCCGGTGCTGATCACGCTGCCCACCTTGGTGCCGATCATCGCCGCGGCGCTGACCATGATGCGCGGGCGCAGCCCACGCTTCCAACGGCCGATCACCGTCGGCGCCATCCTCACCGCCTTCATCGCCTCGTGCCTGCTGCTGTACCTGACCAATGAGCACGGCACCTTCGCGGTCACCATCGGCGGTTGGGGTGACAAGGGCTTCCCGAACGGACCGCTCGGCATCACGCTGGTCGTCGACCAGCTGGCGGCGCTGATGCTGGTCGTCTCCACGATCGTGCTGCTGTGTGTCGTCGTCTACGCCATCGGGCAGGGTATCCGCGACGGCACGTCGCACCAGCCGGTGTCGATCTTCCTGCCGACCTATCTGATCCTCACCGCAGGTGTCTGCAACGCCTTCCTGGCCGGCGACCTGTTCAACCTCTACGTCTCCTTCGAGGTGCTGCTGGCGGCGAGCTTCGTGCTGCTCACGCTCGGTGCCAGTGCCGAACGGGTCCGGGCCGGCGCGTCGTACGTGATGGTGTCGATGGTGTCGTCGCTGATCTTCCTGGCGGGCATCGCATTCGCCTACGCGACCACCGGCACCCTCAACCTCGCCGAGATGGCCGCCCGCCTCGACAACGTGCCCGACGGCACCCGTAACGCGCTCTACGCGGTGCTGCTCGTGGCATTCGGCATCAAGGCCGCGGTGTTCCCGTTGTCGAGCTGGTTGCCCGACTCCTACCCGACCGCGCCGGCCCCGGTCACCGCAGTCTTTGCGGGCTTGCTCACCAAAGTGGGTGTCTACGCGATCGTGCGGGCGCACACACTGTTGTTTCCCGGTGGGTCGATGGACACGATGCTGATGATCGCCGGACTGCTGACGATGCTGGTCGGCATCTTCGGCGCGATCGCACAGTCCGACATCAAACGCCTGCTGTCGTTCACCCTGGTCAGCCACATCGGGTACATGGTGTTCGGCATCGCGCTGTCATCGAAATTCGGGTTGTCGGCGGCCATCTACTACGTGGCCCACCACATCCTGGTGCAGACGACGCTGTTCCTGGTGGTCGGACTGATCGAACGGCAGGCGGGATCGTCGTCCTTGCGCAGACTCGGCGGTCTCATTGCCAGCCCGCTGCTGGCCGCACTGTTCCTCATCCCGGCGCTCAACCTGGGCGGCATACCGCCGTTCTCCGGCTTCGTCGGCAAGGTCGCGCTGATCGAGGCGGGCACCCAGGACGGCTCCATCCTGGCCTGGATGCTGGTGGCCGGCTCAGTCGTGACCAGCCTGTTGACCCTGTATGTGGTCGCGCGAGTATGGACCAAGGGGTTCTGGCGGCCACGCGCGGACGCGCCGGAGGGCGATCTGTCCGACCGGGGGCCGTCGGCGTTGATCGACGAGAGCGCCGACGGCGCCTTCGACGACCGCGACGATGTGGGCCGGATGCCGGCCGGCATGGTGATCCCCACCGCCGTCATGGTGATCGCCGGGCTGGTGCTGACGTTGTGGGCGGGCCCCATCCTCGGCTTCACCGACCGCGCGGCCACCGACATCACCGACCGCGGCATCTACATCGAGGCAGTTCTGGGAGGTGACCGATGA
- a CDS encoding Na(+)/H(+) antiporter subunit C: MSINLGFLIVVGVLAASGAYLLMERSLIRMLFGLLLCGNAINLLILVVSGGMGNPPILGRASENRAHDADPLAQAMILTAIVITMGIAAFVLALVYRLYVINRDDVEVEDDPEDRKIATGSLQTAPDRDRSDDPVTLADTTAGDFFDDEGHPLTREEFIERHRGVIETDLMPEDADVIDEVGPEDLNSDGTRAGGPGSDRDGGGR; encoded by the coding sequence TTGAGCATCAACCTCGGCTTCCTCATCGTCGTCGGCGTGCTGGCCGCCAGCGGCGCCTACCTGCTGATGGAACGCAGTCTGATCCGGATGCTGTTCGGCCTGCTGTTGTGCGGCAACGCCATCAACCTGCTGATCCTGGTGGTGTCCGGCGGTATGGGCAACCCGCCCATCTTGGGCCGCGCATCGGAGAACCGGGCACACGACGCCGATCCCCTTGCGCAGGCGATGATCCTCACCGCGATCGTCATCACGATGGGCATCGCGGCGTTCGTGCTGGCACTGGTCTATCGGTTGTATGTGATCAACCGCGACGACGTGGAGGTCGAGGACGATCCCGAGGACCGCAAGATCGCGACCGGGTCCCTGCAGACCGCACCCGACCGCGACCGCAGCGACGACCCGGTGACCCTGGCCGACACCACGGCCGGCGATTTCTTCGACGACGAGGGCCATCCGCTGACCCGAGAGGAATTCATCGAACGGCATCGGGGGGTCATCGAGACCGACCTGATGCCCGAGGATGCCGACGTCATCGACGAGGTCGGTCCCGAGGATCTGAATTCCGACGGGACACGTGCCGGCGGGCCGGGGTCGGACCGCGACGGAGGTGGCCGATGA
- a CDS encoding Na+/H+ antiporter subunit A: MIGVLVALALSALCAPPVIKWLGTRGFYVLALAPAGALVWVILNWPTADEPPRVETITWVPVLQMDIVTRFDTLSAILSVLILGVGALVLCYCAHYFDDARPRVTVFGGEMIAFAAAMFGLVVSDNMLVLYVFWELTTVLSFMLVGFYGIRATARRAATQALLVTTAGGLAMLVGIIMLGERTGSYLLSDIIASPPAAGVYVDIAVVLLLIGALSKSAIVPFHFWLPGAMAAPTPVSAYLHAAAMVKAGIYLIARLAPAFSTTPSWQIAVVVLGMFTMVLGAWRSLRELDLKLVLAFGTVSQLGFLAVLVGIGTANVAMAAMAMLVAHALFKSSLFMVVGIIDHSTGTRDIRKLARLGQRLPVLALTAAVAGASMAGLPFTIGFVGKETAFASVWDSGAYEPWQSETIDIVLVVGSVMTFAYTCRFLWGAFGRKVRSTPSPAVAKMHPPSAPFYLAPVLLAVAGVVAGLLSSQIGSLFEPYAETLPAYGHELEHLAMWHGFGLPVVFSIVVVVAGALLFLIVRQLRGQLFRYRPLLNADRIYDATLRGADTLSLMLTRNTQRGSLPVTQGVILSTAIILPTAVLAWGGRSHLEWRGFDSAVQAVIGGIIAVSALAAIILRNRLAAALVVGLTGYGAGLLFALYGAPDLALTQFLVETLTLVIFVLVLRKLPAEPEPRHATGFKPLRALIGVAFGATLVVIGLFAAAARSEQPVQVDIPEAAYEFGHGANAVNVLLVDIRAWDTLGEVCVLIVAATGVASMVFRNRRFGAVPRVADAARLQSGTNGDDVDDTIPPDRTRWLLGSDFRDPRHRSMVLEATTRLIFPTMVVLSVYFFYAGHNAPGGGFAGGLTMGLALVLRYLAGGRYELGEALPVEPGRILGAGLAISAGTAVTSMFLGAPVLSSAVFEITLPVLGDVKLVTALFFDLGIYLIVVGLVLDVLRSLGARLDVESTIGDNQPMAVRATAPEVTR; the protein is encoded by the coding sequence TTGATCGGTGTGCTGGTTGCGCTCGCGCTCAGCGCGCTCTGTGCACCCCCGGTGATCAAGTGGCTGGGAACTCGCGGCTTCTATGTCCTCGCGCTCGCTCCGGCCGGCGCGCTGGTCTGGGTGATCCTCAATTGGCCCACTGCCGACGAGCCACCCCGCGTGGAAACCATCACCTGGGTGCCCGTGCTGCAGATGGACATCGTCACCCGCTTCGACACACTCAGCGCCATCCTCTCGGTGCTGATCCTCGGTGTCGGCGCGCTCGTGCTGTGCTACTGCGCGCACTACTTCGACGACGCCCGCCCCCGGGTGACGGTCTTCGGCGGCGAGATGATCGCCTTCGCCGCGGCCATGTTCGGGCTCGTCGTGAGCGACAACATGCTGGTGCTCTACGTGTTCTGGGAGCTCACCACCGTGCTGTCGTTCATGCTGGTCGGCTTCTACGGCATCCGCGCGACGGCTCGGCGCGCCGCGACTCAGGCGTTACTGGTCACCACGGCCGGCGGCCTGGCGATGCTGGTCGGCATCATCATGCTCGGCGAACGCACCGGCAGCTATCTGCTGTCGGACATCATCGCCAGTCCCCCGGCGGCCGGCGTCTATGTCGACATCGCGGTCGTTCTGCTGCTGATCGGCGCGCTCAGCAAGTCGGCGATCGTGCCGTTCCACTTCTGGCTACCCGGCGCGATGGCCGCGCCCACCCCGGTGAGCGCCTACCTGCACGCGGCAGCCATGGTGAAGGCCGGTATCTACCTCATCGCGCGTCTCGCACCCGCCTTCTCCACCACTCCGAGTTGGCAGATCGCGGTGGTGGTGCTCGGTATGTTCACGATGGTCCTCGGTGCCTGGCGGTCACTTCGAGAACTCGACCTGAAACTCGTGCTCGCCTTCGGCACCGTGTCGCAGCTGGGCTTTCTGGCCGTCCTGGTCGGCATCGGCACCGCCAACGTGGCGATGGCCGCAATGGCGATGCTGGTGGCCCACGCCCTGTTCAAGTCGTCGCTGTTCATGGTCGTCGGCATCATCGACCACTCCACCGGCACCCGCGACATCCGCAAACTGGCCCGACTCGGCCAACGTCTGCCGGTCCTCGCGCTCACCGCAGCCGTCGCCGGCGCCAGCATGGCCGGCCTGCCGTTCACCATCGGCTTCGTCGGCAAGGAAACCGCGTTCGCGTCGGTGTGGGATTCGGGCGCCTATGAGCCGTGGCAGTCCGAGACGATCGACATCGTCCTGGTCGTCGGGTCTGTGATGACCTTCGCCTACACCTGCCGGTTCCTGTGGGGTGCGTTCGGGCGCAAGGTGCGGTCCACGCCGAGTCCGGCCGTCGCCAAGATGCACCCGCCGAGCGCACCCTTCTATCTGGCACCGGTGCTGCTCGCCGTCGCCGGCGTGGTGGCGGGCCTGCTGAGTTCGCAGATCGGCTCGCTGTTCGAGCCGTACGCCGAGACGCTGCCGGCCTATGGTCACGAACTCGAGCATCTCGCCATGTGGCACGGTTTCGGTCTGCCGGTGGTGTTCTCCATCGTCGTGGTGGTCGCCGGGGCGCTGCTGTTCCTGATCGTCCGGCAGCTGCGCGGCCAGCTGTTCCGCTACCGGCCGCTGCTCAATGCGGACCGCATCTACGATGCGACGCTGCGCGGTGCCGACACCCTGTCGCTGATGCTGACCCGCAACACCCAACGCGGATCGCTGCCCGTCACCCAGGGTGTGATCCTGTCCACCGCGATCATCCTGCCGACCGCGGTGCTGGCGTGGGGCGGTCGCAGCCACCTGGAGTGGCGTGGTTTCGACTCGGCCGTGCAGGCGGTGATCGGTGGCATCATCGCCGTGTCCGCGCTGGCCGCGATCATCCTGCGCAACCGGCTGGCCGCCGCGCTGGTGGTCGGCCTCACCGGTTATGGCGCCGGCTTGTTGTTCGCCCTCTACGGCGCCCCGGACCTCGCGCTCACCCAGTTCCTGGTCGAGACGTTGACGCTGGTCATCTTCGTGCTGGTGCTGCGCAAACTGCCCGCCGAACCGGAACCCCGCCACGCAACGGGGTTCAAGCCGCTGCGGGCGCTGATCGGCGTCGCGTTCGGCGCCACGCTGGTGGTGATCGGGCTGTTCGCCGCGGCCGCCCGCTCCGAGCAGCCGGTACAGGTCGACATCCCCGAAGCCGCCTACGAGTTCGGGCACGGCGCCAACGCGGTCAACGTGCTGCTGGTGGACATCCGTGCGTGGGACACCCTGGGCGAGGTGTGCGTGCTGATCGTCGCCGCCACCGGGGTGGCGTCCATGGTGTTCCGCAATCGACGGTTCGGCGCGGTCCCCCGGGTCGCCGACGCGGCCCGCCTGCAATCCGGCACCAACGGCGACGACGTGGACGATACGATCCCACCCGACCGGACCCGCTGGCTGCTCGGCAGCGACTTCCGCGATCCCCGCCATCGTTCGATGGTGCTCGAGGCCACGACCCGGCTGATCTTCCCGACCATGGTGGTGCTGTCGGTGTACTTCTTCTACGCCGGACACAACGCACCGGGCGGCGGCTTCGCCGGCGGACTCACCATGGGACTCGCGCTGGTGCTGCGCTACCTCGCCGGTGGCCGCTATGAACTCGGCGAGGCGCTGCCGGTGGAACCGGGACGCATCCTGGGTGCGGGTCTGGCGATCTCGGCCGGCACCGCAGTGACGTCGATGTTCCTGGGTGCGCCGGTGCTCTCGTCGGCCGTCTTCGAGATCACGCTGCCCGTCCTCGGCGACGTCAAGCTGGTGACCGCCTTGTTCTTCGATCTCGGCATCTACCTCATCGTGGTCGGCCTGGTCCTCGATGTACTGCGCAGTCTCGGCGCACGCCTGGACGTCGAGTCGACCATCGGCGACAACCAGCCGATGGCCGTCCGGGCCACTGCCCCGGAGGTGACGCGTTGA
- the pdxS gene encoding pyridoxal 5'-phosphate synthase lyase subunit PdxS yields MTDGGTGSARVKRGMAEMLKGGVIMDVVTAEQAKIAEDAGAVAVMALERVPADIRAQGGVSRMSDPDMIDGIISAVSIPVMAKARIGHFVEAQVLQSLGVDYVDESEVLTPADYANHIDKWAFTVPFVCGATNLGEALRRITEGAAMIRSKGEAGTGDVSNATTHMRKIRDEIRRLTSLPTDELYVAAKELQAPYDLVVEVAEAGKLPVTLFTAGGIATPADAAMMMQLGAEGVFVGSGIFKSGNPAQRAAAIVQATTFHDDPDVLAKVSRGLGEAMVGINVDDIPQPHRLAERGW; encoded by the coding sequence ATGACTGACGGCGGGACCGGCTCCGCCCGGGTGAAGCGCGGCATGGCCGAGATGCTCAAGGGTGGCGTCATCATGGACGTGGTCACCGCCGAGCAGGCCAAGATCGCCGAGGATGCCGGTGCGGTGGCGGTGATGGCGCTTGAGCGTGTCCCGGCCGACATCCGCGCGCAGGGCGGCGTGTCGCGGATGAGCGACCCGGACATGATCGACGGGATCATCTCGGCGGTGTCGATCCCGGTGATGGCCAAGGCGCGTATCGGGCATTTCGTGGAGGCCCAGGTGCTGCAGAGCCTCGGCGTGGACTATGTCGACGAGTCGGAGGTGCTGACCCCGGCCGACTATGCCAATCACATCGACAAGTGGGCGTTCACGGTGCCGTTCGTGTGTGGTGCCACCAATCTGGGTGAGGCGTTGCGCCGGATCACCGAGGGCGCGGCGATGATCCGTTCCAAGGGTGAGGCCGGCACCGGTGACGTGTCGAACGCGACCACGCACATGCGCAAGATCCGCGATGAGATCCGCCGGTTGACGTCGTTGCCCACAGACGAGCTGTACGTGGCGGCCAAGGAGCTGCAGGCGCCCTACGACCTGGTCGTCGAGGTCGCCGAGGCCGGCAAACTGCCGGTCACGTTGTTCACCGCCGGTGGTATCGCCACCCCCGCCGATGCGGCGATGATGATGCAACTCGGTGCCGAGGGTGTGTTCGTCGGGTCGGGGATCTTCAAGTCGGGTAACCCGGCTCAGCGTGCGGCGGCGATCGTGCAGGCCACCACCTTCCACGACGATCCCGACGTGCTGGCGAAGGTGTCGCGCGGGCTCGGCGAGGCGATGGTCGGCATCAACGTCGACGACATTCCGCAGCCACACCGCCTCGCCGAACGAGGCTGGTAG
- a CDS encoding aldehyde dehydrogenase family protein, translated as MTVIDVIEPATEQVLATVERTTEMQLDELIECASRVQKDWAAEAPATRARVLLAVSSAIDLHTEELAELESRNVGMPISDARGAIAGVAATFRYYSAAPERLLGQTIPVEGGVDMTFREPIGVVGLITPWNYPMTIAAWKVAPALAAGNAVVVKPAELTPLTTIRMAELAVEAGLPEGLLNVVVGAGSSVGRRLVEHPGIGKIAFTGSTAAGKDIARRAADSIKRVTLELGGKSAALVFADADLGSAAEGLVGAVFGNSGQDCCARSRVFVERSAVDNFLAKLHDVVTGITVGDPLQDSTQMGPLISAGHAKRVEEYVSDADVLVQGTTPSGPGYWFPPTVLHPAGDVDRAVREEIFGPIVAILPFDDENEAITRANNTIYGLAGSVWTSNAARSMRVARAMNAGALAVNSYSSVRVSTPFGGFKQSGLGRELGPDALDAYTEVKNVFFNTND; from the coding sequence ATGACTGTGATCGATGTGATTGAACCAGCCACCGAGCAGGTGCTAGCGACGGTGGAACGAACGACCGAGATGCAGCTCGACGAGCTCATCGAATGTGCTTCTCGCGTCCAGAAGGATTGGGCAGCAGAAGCTCCCGCGACACGCGCGCGTGTCCTGTTGGCCGTCTCGTCGGCGATAGATCTCCACACCGAAGAACTCGCCGAGCTCGAGTCCCGAAATGTCGGCATGCCGATCTCCGACGCGCGCGGTGCGATCGCCGGTGTTGCTGCGACGTTCCGCTACTACTCCGCAGCACCGGAGCGGCTGCTTGGTCAGACGATTCCGGTCGAGGGCGGTGTCGACATGACATTCCGTGAGCCGATCGGTGTGGTCGGATTGATCACTCCATGGAACTACCCGATGACGATCGCCGCGTGGAAGGTCGCGCCGGCGCTCGCCGCCGGGAACGCCGTAGTGGTCAAGCCTGCCGAATTGACACCGTTGACCACGATCCGGATGGCCGAGCTCGCAGTCGAAGCCGGATTGCCGGAGGGTTTGCTCAATGTCGTTGTGGGAGCTGGCTCATCGGTGGGACGGCGGCTCGTCGAACATCCCGGAATCGGGAAGATTGCATTTACCGGTTCCACCGCCGCCGGCAAGGACATTGCACGGCGCGCTGCCGACTCGATCAAGCGGGTGACACTCGAGCTTGGCGGAAAATCCGCAGCGCTGGTCTTTGCAGACGCTGATCTCGGCTCAGCGGCTGAGGGGCTGGTGGGCGCGGTCTTCGGCAATTCGGGTCAGGATTGCTGCGCTCGTTCCCGGGTCTTTGTGGAACGATCTGCGGTGGATAACTTTCTGGCGAAGTTACACGATGTCGTCACCGGGATCACTGTTGGTGACCCCCTACAAGATTCCACTCAGATGGGGCCCTTGATCTCCGCCGGCCATGCAAAGCGGGTGGAGGAGTACGTGTCGGATGCCGATGTCTTGGTGCAGGGCACAACCCCTTCGGGTCCCGGCTATTGGTTTCCGCCCACCGTGCTGCACCCGGCCGGCGACGTCGACCGTGCGGTGCGCGAAGAGATTTTCGGCCCGATCGTCGCAATTCTTCCCTTCGACGACGAGAACGAGGCGATCACGCGGGCCAACAACACGATCTACGGTCTGGCAGGCTCCGTCTGGACCTCGAACGCAGCTCGCTCCATGCGGGTCGCGCGAGCGATGAATGCCGGCGCACTCGCCGTCAATTCATATTCGTCCGTGCGCGTATCGACACCATTCGGTGGATTCAAACAGTCAGGTTTGGGCCGCGAACTGGGGCCCGACGCACTCGACGCGTACACCGAGGTCAAGAATGTGTTCTTCAACACGAATGACTGA